A region of bacterium DNA encodes the following proteins:
- a CDS encoding T9SS type A sorting domain-containing protein yields MSGKTLFLIPGLLLGSLFAFDLSGQTVIDIGKFEEDVRISNYLPSAGFGRSAAAGDVNGDGIDDMLIGAGTIELFHLGGGGAFLIFGNQALPRFIDLENPQGRVAFWGGGRQDYAGDRVDVFDFSNDGLADVFIAAPQWNFAGGNQMEGRLYFFKGRAHWPAEITLQDYPGDSLAATLHGERSRAYLGYCLTHGDYNGDGIPDLAAVTRFANRPAHISQQSTAYLLWGGQRLISGKIDNPALQHCTITPSREKQISLILYTGNLDGDAYDDLIVNLPDADVLTELDWGGVGFILWGRKDWPETLDLNGWQTDGQITRLVGRSQVPMTAYRFVSGDFNGNGITDMVIDSFDTLTHKSYARLYLDPHLARGKTFEYFDPRHQVVVITDPYAFDGGNTSPYKIIKLDWNHDGVDDLALTNLLATRRIPELTYEGNAYVLYGAPAFPDTVDFRRTNARWDVIWGGTRSAWLGQSIAAGDVDGDRKDDLIIGAWAATTKAGDASGEAYVLLNPTRAQHMPAPGTLALLPASPNPLRANCVIWFDLNRETGVQVQIYDVLGRRVRLLLETKLQPGRQSAVWNGRDQAGNLAKSGVYFIVLRAGNNVQTQKVLLLR; encoded by the coding sequence ATGTCCGGCAAAACACTATTTTTGATTCCCGGCCTGCTGCTGGGAAGCCTGTTCGCGTTCGACTTGTCCGGCCAGACCGTCATCGATATCGGCAAGTTCGAAGAGGATGTTCGGATTTCAAACTATCTGCCCTCTGCCGGTTTCGGCCGCTCGGCGGCGGCCGGCGACGTGAATGGCGACGGCATCGATGACATGCTGATCGGTGCCGGCACCATCGAGCTTTTCCACCTGGGCGGCGGAGGCGCCTTTTTGATTTTCGGCAACCAGGCGCTGCCGCGCTTCATTGATTTGGAAAACCCACAGGGACGCGTGGCTTTTTGGGGCGGCGGCCGCCAGGACTATGCCGGAGATAGGGTCGACGTTTTCGACTTTTCGAATGACGGCCTCGCCGATGTTTTCATCGCCGCGCCGCAATGGAATTTCGCCGGCGGCAACCAAATGGAGGGCCGGCTTTACTTTTTCAAGGGCAGAGCGCATTGGCCGGCGGAAATCACTTTGCAGGATTATCCTGGCGACAGCCTGGCCGCAACGTTGCACGGCGAGCGCTCCCGCGCATACCTGGGATATTGCTTGACGCACGGCGACTACAATGGCGACGGCATTCCGGATCTGGCCGCGGTCACTCGTTTTGCCAATCGGCCGGCGCACATCTCACAACAATCAACGGCTTACCTGCTTTGGGGCGGCCAGCGGCTGATCAGCGGTAAAATCGACAATCCCGCTTTGCAACATTGCACGATTACGCCTTCCCGCGAAAAACAGATTTCTCTCATCCTCTACACCGGGAATTTGGACGGCGATGCCTATGACGATTTGATCGTGAATTTGCCGGATGCCGATGTGTTGACGGAGTTGGACTGGGGCGGCGTTGGTTTTATCCTCTGGGGCAGGAAAGACTGGCCGGAAACTCTCGATTTGAACGGTTGGCAAACCGATGGCCAGATTACGCGCCTGGTGGGAAGGAGCCAGGTGCCCATGACCGCCTATCGTTTCGTGAGCGGCGATTTCAACGGCAATGGCATCACCGACATGGTGATCGACAGCTTTGACACGCTGACCCACAAGAGCTACGCCCGCCTCTATTTGGATCCCCACCTGGCCCGGGGAAAAACCTTCGAGTATTTTGACCCGCGCCACCAGGTAGTCGTGATTACCGATCCTTATGCTTTTGATGGCGGCAACACTTCCCCCTACAAAATAATAAAACTGGATTGGAATCATGATGGCGTGGATGATCTGGCACTCACCAATCTGCTGGCGACGCGCCGGATTCCGGAGCTGACTTACGAAGGCAATGCCTACGTTCTCTACGGCGCCCCGGCTTTTCCGGATACCGTTGATTTTCGCCGCACGAATGCGCGGTGGGACGTCATCTGGGGTGGCACGCGTTCCGCCTGGCTCGGCCAGTCCATTGCCGCCGGCGACGTGGACGGCGACCGCAAAGATGATCTCATCATCGGCGCGTGGGCCGCGACGACAAAGGCCGGAGATGCCAGCGGTGAAGCTTATGTGCTGTTGAATCCCACGCGCGCGCAGCATATGCCTGCTCCCGGCACGCTGGCGTTGTTGCCCGCCTCGCCCAATCCGCTGCGGGCAAACTGCGTCATTTGGTTTGATCTCAATCGGGAAACCGGCGTGCAGGTGCAGATCTATGACGTTTTGGGCCGCCGGGTTCGCCTGTTGCTGGAAACGAAGCTGCAACCGGGCCGGCAATCAGCAGTGTGGAATGGCCGTGACCAGGCCGGTAACCTTGCCAAATCCGGCGTCTATTTCATCGTCTTGCGCGCGGGCAATAATGTTCAGACGCAAAAAGTTTTGTTGTTGCGTTAG